The bacterium DNA segment CACTCCAAAATTTTGATTTTTGATTTTTGATTTTGCTTAAATCATCATTTCAACGATGATTTGAGCATCATATGAAGCTCTTGCGGATTTTGGGAATACGCTTCGGCGTCTTCGAAGGCAATGGCGCCCGTGTGCACCAGCGTTGACAAAGACTTGTTAAGCGAGATCATGCCTTCGTCGGCGCTCGTCTCAATGACCAGATCAAGCTGATGGGTCTTTCCCTCGCGGATGAGCGTGCGTATCGCCGAATTTGCCACCATAAGCTCGACCGCGGGTATCACTCCCCCTCCGATACGGGGAATGAGGCGCTGGGAAATAATGCCCAGCAAAGAACTGGAAAGCTGTGACTTTATCTGTCCTTGGGCTTGCGGCGGAAACGAGTCGATGATGCGGTCAATGGTTTGCGCCGCGGAATTCGTATGGAGGGTGGAAAAAATGAGATGCCCTGTTTCGGCAGCCGTGACCGCGGCCGCGATGGTTTCGGGGTCCCGCATTTCTCCTATCATCACCACGTCGGCGTCCTGGCGGAACACACTGCGCAACGCCCGGTGAAATGACAGCGAATCGTGATAAACTTCGCGCTGGTCAATAATCGCCCTATCGGGAGAAAAAATGTACTCTATGGGATCCTCGATGGTAATGATGTGGTCTGCCCGCGTATGGTTTATTTCATCTATAATAGCCGCCAGCGTCGTGGATTTGCCATGTCCGGTGGGACCGGCCACCAGCACGAATCCCTGAGAAGGTTTTACGAATTCACGCACGATGGGAGGAAGCGACAGCTCCTCCATGGTCCGAATCTTCGTGGGAATAAGCCGCATGGCTACCGACAAAAACCCGCGCTGAAAAAAAACATTCACGCGGAAGCGCGCCTTTTCTTTGTAGTCGAACGACATGTCCATTTCCTTGTCGCGCGCAAGCTGTTCCGACTGCTCTTTGGAGAGCATGATGCCTACAATACCGCGCGTGTACTCGGCGGTTGAAAAATCTTTCTTGCTGATGGCATACAACACCCCGTCGATACGAAGCGAGGGGTGGCGGCCCACCGTCAAATGCAGATCCGATGCATTCTGTTTTATCACGGTGCTTAGAAGATCGTCGAGTTCAAGTTCGTAGTTCATCCCGTTAGAGGCAGGTCGCGGTCTTCTGGGACCGAACTGCCTGATAAATAGTAAGAATTCATTAAAAAGTTTACTTCATTTAAATCCTCGCTAGCGACCGCGGCCTCTAACGGGATTCGTACCATTGTTCATTTCAGCTTATCCCAGAATCGATTTAACTTTGTCCACCACTTCCTGCGGCGTAAAATGCGCTTTAACCACATAGGATACGGCGCCGAGCGCCTTCCCTTTTTCAATATCTTCTTTCTGTCCAAGATTGGTCAACATCATCACCGGCACTGCCGAGATTGTAGGATCCTTTTTGAGCGCGGCCAAAACCTCAAATCCGTCCATTTCCGGAATAAGTACGTCGAGCAAAACCACGTCGGGCATCCATTCTTTTGCTTTGGCAAGACCATCTTTGCCGGTCATGGCAACCTCGCAGGCATACCCCTGCTTTTCAAATTTGGTCACGTACATCTCGGAGATGAACGGATCATCTTCAACCAATAATATCTTTTTTTTATCCATATGGGTGCGTTACGCTTAGAAGTAAACTGGGTTCCGCATTTAAAAATTTTATCACTCTTCCACTTCCGTTTCTACGGTCTGCAACACCTCCTCAAGCGTGGTAAATCCCTGCAGGACTTTTTGGAGACCATCTTGCTTCATGGTAACCATATTCTGACGCCTGGCTTCTTCCTGAAGTTTTTCTTCGGTAACGCCGGAAAGCACGATGCGCTCAAGCTGGGGGGTCATCGTGAGCATTTCATAAATAGCAATTCTCCCCTTCAACCCTTTATTGCCGCATTTCTTGCAACCCTTAGCTTCCCATAGCTTAAGCGGGGGAACAAGGGATATGATGGATTTATTCTCTTCGGGCAGGCTCTGCAATTCTTTCAAGATAAGATCTTCTTTTTCTTTTGGAGCGGGAACCTGGATTCTGCAGTCCTGGCATAATTTTCGCACAAGCCGCTGTGCTACGGCAAGAAGTATGGAAGAAGGAAGCAGAAACGGCTGAACACCCATGTCAATGAGACGCGGAAAAACGCCCAGAGCATCGTTCGTGTGGAGCGTAGACAGCACGAGGTGTCCCGTAAGCGCGGCGTGCACCGCAAGTTCCGCCGTTTCGTTGTCTCGAATTTCGCCGACCATGATGATGTCGGGGTCCTGGCGCAAAATTGAACGGAGACCCGAGGCAAAAGTATAGTCCACTTCCGGCTGGATCTGCGACTGGTTGATGCCTTCGATAAAATACTCCACCGGATCCTCCAGCGAGATGATGTTCACGCCTTCTTCGTTGAGCGTGCTGAAAACCGAGTATAGCGTTGTCGTCTTGCCCGATCCGGTGGGACCCGTGATGAGCATCATGCCGAAAGGCTTGTCGATGGCCAGTTCCAGAAGCCGCAGATTCCTTCCCTGAAGACCCAATCCCTCAAAAGTCTTGATCCCCACGATAGGATCCAAAATACGCAGTACTGCCTTCTCGCCAGTTACCGTAGGCAGAATGGAGACGCGGAAATCGATCTTCCGGTTTTCCAGCCTGGTGTGGAAACGGCCGTCCTGGGGCTTTCGCGTTTCGTCTATTTTGAGATTCGAGAGGATTTTGATGCGCGCGGTTACCGCCGCATGCACCTGCTTGGGAAGAATGATGGACGTATGCAACACGCCGTCCACCCGGAACCGCACGCGCACTTCTTTCTCTATGGGCTCTATGTGAATATCGGACGCCCTCCCTTCAATGGCATGCTTCAAAATTACGGCCACCATTTTGGTGATAGGAGCCTCTTCACCAAGCTCTTCTTCTCCTTTTTTCTTGGAAGCCGCCAATGCCGCCCCTCCGGCATCTTTCTCCTTTCCGGATGCGATTTCATGCTGTAACTCCTCGAGCGCTTTTTCAACTTCGCCCTTAAGCGTTCTGTATTGTTTCAGGATGTCCAGAAAATCCTGCGGGCTCACCAAAAATATCTTGGCGACAAGCCCGAGCCGCAGAGCTATGAATTGCAGAGCCTCCTGCGCCACGACATCTTCCGGCGACAGCATGCCTACTTCAAGGATACGCGCGGCCTTATCGACTTTGATGGGAAAGAACCGGTAGTGTTTCGCCGCCTCTTCGGGAATCTCGCGCAATGTTTCATAATTTGCCTGAAAACCGGCAAGATCCCGATACGGAAATCCTGAAAATTTTGATTTTGCTTCCAGGAGTTTTTTTTCGTCAATAAGCCGCCGCGCATAGATGATCTCCATCGCGTCTTTATCTTCATCTTTTTCCGCTTTTATAATTTCTTTGCAGACATCCTCATCGAGCAGTTTCTCTGCAACCAGGTATTCAAGAAAAGTTTTTTGAGAATCGGAAACCACATGAATAGCTTTTAGCTTATGGCTTATGGCTTTTAGGGAATATCATTGTGCCCTATAAGCTATAAGCTGTAAGCTATGCGCTGTTTATTGCTCATAGCAATCCAAAATCAAAGATAGTCCGAAACTTCACAATGGCAATTCAAAAGACAAAGAGGGCTCCGGAGTAAAAGTCGGCGGAGAAGATGTAACTGAAAGAACGGGGGTCGCCAGTGATTGCTTCAAAAAAGGATTTGGGTTCCCTTTTTCCGGAACGGTTACGGGATTATCTTTTGAATATGTTCTCAATTCCTTAAACAGCTCGCTCTTCACCACCTCGGTATCGAGTTTTATGCGCCCAATGTCGAGAGCGGGAACGGTTCTCGAACCTCCGCGAGAAGTTTGGGATTGGGGAACAGCCTGGGTTTGAGAAGAAACTTCTTGGCTAGATAACAGGGCGGGAGAGTAAAAAAATACGCGATACACGATAATGCCGGCCACTATGAAGAATGTACCGGCAATAATAAGCAGGCGTTTTTGTTTCGGATCTTTTAATTGAGACTGGAAGTTTGTTTGAAAGGCCACACGAATAGCTTTTAGCTTTTAGCTTTTAGCTTTTAGGGGGACGGCGCGGTCAGTTCCTATAAGCTACGGGCTATGAGCTATGAGCCGCTTATGTTTGTAGACCGTAGTAC contains these protein-coding regions:
- a CDS encoding GspE/PulE family protein, with the translated sequence MVSDSQKTFLEYLVAEKLLDEDVCKEIIKAEKDEDKDAMEIIYARRLIDEKKLLEAKSKFSGFPYRDLAGFQANYETLREIPEEAAKHYRFFPIKVDKAARILEVGMLSPEDVVAQEALQFIALRLGLVAKIFLVSPQDFLDILKQYRTLKGEVEKALEELQHEIASGKEKDAGGAALAASKKKGEEELGEEAPITKMVAVILKHAIEGRASDIHIEPIEKEVRVRFRVDGVLHTSIILPKQVHAAVTARIKILSNLKIDETRKPQDGRFHTRLENRKIDFRVSILPTVTGEKAVLRILDPIVGIKTFEGLGLQGRNLRLLELAIDKPFGMMLITGPTGSGKTTTLYSVFSTLNEEGVNIISLEDPVEYFIEGINQSQIQPEVDYTFASGLRSILRQDPDIIMVGEIRDNETAELAVHAALTGHLVLSTLHTNDALGVFPRLIDMGVQPFLLPSSILLAVAQRLVRKLCQDCRIQVPAPKEKEDLILKELQSLPEENKSIISLVPPLKLWEAKGCKKCGNKGLKGRIAIYEMLTMTPQLERIVLSGVTEEKLQEEARRQNMVTMKQDGLQKVLQGFTTLEEVLQTVETEVEE
- a CDS encoding response regulator, whose protein sequence is MDKKKILLVEDDPFISEMYVTKFEKQGYACEVAMTGKDGLAKAKEWMPDVVLLDVLIPEMDGFEVLAALKKDPTISAVPVMMLTNLGQKEDIEKGKALGAVSYVVKAHFTPQEVVDKVKSILG
- a CDS encoding PilT/PilU family type 4a pilus ATPase: MNYELELDDLLSTVIKQNASDLHLTVGRHPSLRIDGVLYAISKKDFSTAEYTRGIVGIMLSKEQSEQLARDKEMDMSFDYKEKARFRVNVFFQRGFLSVAMRLIPTKIRTMEELSLPPIVREFVKPSQGFVLVAGPTGHGKSTTLAAIIDEINHTRADHIITIEDPIEYIFSPDRAIIDQREVYHDSLSFHRALRSVFRQDADVVMIGEMRDPETIAAAVTAAETGHLIFSTLHTNSAAQTIDRIIDSFPPQAQGQIKSQLSSSLLGIISQRLIPRIGGGVIPAVELMVANSAIRTLIREGKTHQLDLVIETSADEGMISLNKSLSTLVHTGAIAFEDAEAYSQNPQELHMMLKSSLK